Proteins from a genomic interval of Nostoc sp. TCL240-02:
- a CDS encoding amino acid ABC transporter permease (The N-terminal region of this protein, as described by TIGR01726, is a three transmembrane segment that identifies a subfamily of ABC transporter permease subunits, which specificities that include histidine, arginine, glutamine, glutamate, L-cystine (sic), the opines (in Agrobacterium) octopine and nopaline, etc.), which produces MTNLKPSIWRDVRFWRIALQLIAVFLAAVLVVILWSNLQRNLRQLGIPFGFDFLKQQASFDIGETLISYKPTDTYSHALWVGLINSLRVAIAGIVLTTIVGVGAGIARLSDNWLVRNIAMVYVEIFRNTPLLLQLLFWYFAVFLSFPKTGNKISLWGFVGISQNGLELPWFTLSPEFSALLLGLTFYTGAFIAEIVRGGIQSVPKGQWEAARSLGLKPGLVMRLVVFPQALRVIIPPLTSQYLNLTKNTSLAIAIGYPDIYFVASTTFNQTGKAVEVILLIMLTYLTLSLIISVVMNLFNRSVQIKER; this is translated from the coding sequence ATGACTAATTTAAAACCGTCTATATGGCGTGATGTTCGTTTTTGGCGGATTGCTTTACAACTCATTGCTGTATTTTTAGCAGCAGTTTTAGTAGTAATACTGTGGAGCAATCTCCAGCGCAATTTGCGGCAATTGGGTATTCCGTTTGGATTTGATTTTCTCAAGCAACAAGCATCTTTTGATATTGGCGAGACGCTGATTAGCTATAAACCCACTGACACCTATAGTCATGCTTTGTGGGTGGGGTTAATTAACTCCTTGCGGGTGGCGATCGCAGGAATTGTTTTGACAACTATTGTCGGGGTAGGTGCTGGTATTGCCCGACTTTCTGACAACTGGCTAGTGCGGAATATCGCAATGGTTTATGTAGAGATTTTCCGCAATACGCCTTTACTACTGCAATTGCTGTTTTGGTACTTTGCTGTATTTCTCAGTTTTCCGAAAACAGGAAATAAGATATCCCTTTGGGGCTTTGTTGGCATTAGTCAAAATGGTTTAGAACTTCCTTGGTTTACGCTATCACCAGAGTTTTCAGCTTTGCTGTTGGGATTAACTTTTTACACAGGTGCGTTTATTGCGGAAATTGTTCGAGGTGGGATTCAATCAGTACCAAAGGGACAATGGGAAGCAGCGCGATCGCTCGGGTTAAAACCAGGGTTAGTTATGCGGTTGGTGGTTTTTCCTCAAGCCTTGCGGGTAATAATTCCACCGTTGACGAGTCAATATCTGAATTTGACAAAAAATACCAGTTTAGCGATCGCGATCGGCTACCCCGATATTTATTTTGTCGCCTCCACTACCTTTAACCAAACTGGGAAAGCCGTAGAAGTGATATTACTGATTATGCTCACCTATCTCACCCTGAGTTTAATCATCTCTGTAGTCATGAATTTATTCAATCGCAGCGTACAAATTAAAGAGAGATGA
- a CDS encoding amino acid ABC transporter substrate-binding protein, translated as MRKSALILAIAPLVFAIAACSGDSQTANTPSTPGSNASAPATRNRWDSIKSRGQLICGVSGEVPGFSFVGTDGKYSGIDVDVCRAIAAALFDNPDAVEFRNLNSKERFTALQTGEVDVLSRNTTWTLSRDTSVGLEFAPVVFYDGQAIMVRKSSNIKSLADLKDKAICVQTGTTTEQNLADQMRKRGITYKPVVFEDVNVTFATYAEGRCDGITADRSALVSRGTILPKPEDNVILNEVISSEPLAPAVAKGDIRWGDAVKWVVYSLVKAEELGITSQNVGQFATSTDPDIKRFLGTEGNLGEGLGLTNDFAARIIKHVGNYAEVYDRNLGPKTKLNLARGQNQLWSKGGLLYSPPFR; from the coding sequence ATGCGTAAATCAGCTTTAATTTTAGCGATCGCACCTTTAGTTTTTGCGATCGCTGCTTGTAGTGGAGATTCACAAACAGCAAATACACCCAGCACTCCAGGCAGTAATGCATCTGCACCAGCAACTCGAAATCGCTGGGATAGTATTAAAAGCCGTGGTCAGTTAATTTGCGGTGTCAGTGGCGAAGTGCCAGGGTTTAGCTTTGTGGGGACTGATGGTAAGTATAGCGGCATTGATGTCGATGTCTGTCGTGCGATCGCCGCAGCTTTATTTGACAACCCAGATGCAGTAGAATTTCGCAATCTCAATTCCAAAGAGCGGTTTACAGCTTTGCAAACCGGAGAAGTGGACGTTCTCAGCCGCAACACTACCTGGACTCTTAGCCGCGATACCTCCGTAGGTCTAGAATTTGCACCCGTGGTCTTTTACGACGGACAAGCCATAATGGTTCGCAAAAGTAGCAACATTAAGTCCCTAGCAGACCTGAAGGATAAAGCAATCTGCGTTCAAACTGGCACGACTACCGAACAGAACTTAGCAGATCAAATGCGGAAAAGAGGCATCACTTACAAACCCGTTGTCTTTGAAGACGTTAACGTTACCTTTGCTACCTATGCCGAAGGTCGTTGCGACGGCATTACGGCTGACCGTTCAGCATTAGTTTCGCGGGGGACAATTCTACCGAAACCAGAAGATAACGTGATTCTCAATGAAGTAATTTCTTCAGAACCCCTTGCACCAGCAGTTGCCAAAGGAGATATTAGATGGGGAGATGCTGTTAAGTGGGTGGTTTATTCTCTGGTAAAAGCTGAAGAATTGGGTATTACTTCCCAAAATGTGGGTCAGTTTGCAACTAGTACCGATCCAGACATTAAGCGCTTTTTAGGAACAGAAGGCAACCTTGGCGAAGGACTCGGCTTAACAAACGACTTTGCAGCCAGAATAATTAAGCACGTCGGTAACTACGCCGAAGTTTACGATCGCAATCTCGGCCCCAAAACAAAACTCAATCTAGCTCGTGGTCAAAATCAACTCTGGAGCAAAGGCGGACTGCTTTATTCTCCGCCGTTCCGGTAG
- a CDS encoding DUF3318 domain-containing protein, whose amino-acid sequence MTSYATSSAKAEMSELRRLKGLLPPELQSWVTVEGTTEVNPPLVRCEEIGKDQVEIQIDLVKWDALAMDQRNLLFWHEVARVQNDTIPKDGWEMAALAIGLGGAVGELWVQDGLLLVLALSLCGVSGWRLYQKNSGEKQLRELLNADEKAIALATRFGYSLPNAYKSLGSALKTLIDNTPSKRQRSKYEARLSALKRSANKAKAKSKTPDEGGL is encoded by the coding sequence ATGACATCCTATGCAACCTCCTCTGCTAAAGCGGAAATGAGTGAACTACGGCGGTTGAAAGGCTTACTACCGCCAGAATTACAGAGCTGGGTCACGGTTGAAGGCACAACTGAGGTCAATCCACCCCTGGTTCGTTGCGAAGAAATTGGTAAAGACCAGGTAGAAATTCAAATTGACCTGGTGAAATGGGATGCCCTCGCAATGGATCAGCGTAATCTGTTGTTCTGGCATGAAGTTGCTCGCGTTCAAAATGACACAATTCCTAAAGATGGTTGGGAAATGGCAGCATTAGCCATTGGTTTAGGTGGTGCTGTCGGCGAATTGTGGGTACAAGATGGATTGCTGCTGGTGTTAGCTTTGTCGCTGTGTGGCGTGTCAGGCTGGCGACTGTACCAAAAGAATAGTGGGGAAAAGCAACTAAGAGAATTGCTGAATGCTGATGAGAAAGCGATCGCTTTGGCAACTCGTTTTGGTTATAGCCTACCCAATGCCTATAAGAGTCTCGGTAGCGCCTTGAAAACCCTGATTGACAATACTCCTAGTAAGCGCCAAAGGTCAAAATACGAAGCAAGACTCTCTGCCCTTAAGCGCAGTGCAAATAAAGCAAAAGCTAAATCCAAAACTCCAGATGAAGGCGGGTTGTAA
- a CDS encoding 7-carboxy-7-deazaguanine synthase QueE, giving the protein MIAKTTVTPTARLVEVFSAIQGEGLNVGTRQIFIRFALCDLRCHFCDSAHTWNAPATCRIERSPGLRDFKIHSNPVPLPILIEWVEQQNLPCLHDSISLTGGEPLLHAPFLTQFLPQVRDITGLPIYLETGGHRSEQLAMILPYLDSVGMDFKLPSVSGESYWQEHAKFLQLCYDSYLNVFVKIIVSQNTDPAELERSASLVAEVSPDISVFLQPVTPLAVSEQFSPILMLAPTADQVLTWQALMKGFVKHVRVIPQTHKMLNQL; this is encoded by the coding sequence ATGATTGCTAAAACTACGGTTACACCTACCGCACGCCTAGTTGAGGTCTTTTCTGCCATTCAAGGGGAAGGACTGAATGTAGGGACACGTCAAATATTTATTCGTTTTGCTTTGTGTGATTTGCGCTGCCACTTTTGTGATAGCGCCCACACTTGGAATGCACCTGCTACTTGTCGGATAGAGCGATCGCCTGGATTACGCGACTTTAAAATCCACTCTAACCCTGTTCCATTACCTATATTAATCGAATGGGTGGAACAGCAAAATCTACCTTGTCTACACGATAGCATTAGCTTAACTGGGGGTGAACCACTTCTTCATGCCCCATTTCTAACGCAGTTTCTACCCCAAGTGCGAGACATAACTGGTCTACCCATATACTTAGAAACTGGCGGACATCGCTCAGAACAACTAGCGATGATTCTTCCCTATTTAGACTCTGTGGGTATGGATTTCAAATTGCCCAGTGTTAGCGGCGAAAGCTATTGGCAAGAACATGCTAAATTTCTCCAATTATGTTATGACTCATATTTAAATGTTTTTGTCAAGATAATTGTGTCTCAAAACACAGATCCAGCCGAGTTGGAACGTTCAGCTTCGTTGGTGGCAGAGGTTAGTCCAGATATCTCAGTATTTTTACAACCTGTTACGCCTCTAGCAGTATCTGAACAATTCTCCCCAATACTTATGCTTGCGCCTACCGCCGATCAAGTTTTAACCTGGCAAGCTTTGATGAAGGGGTTTGTCAAGCACGTGCGTGTGATCCCTCAAACGCATAAAATGCTGAACCAACTGTAA
- a CDS encoding sugar transferase, with amino-acid sequence MATKVQSFMTSQPTEVDFPVNSLNDTAIMQVPARLSVLEALGFKQTCQSLIGPNSHPKQIIIDFHQTTFMDSSGLGALVSNFKYAQTQGVTLTLRNVTPQVMGVLKLTGLDQVFPLESVDDGLLIEPEDLVDNRKTTSRKVEPLPTTHPSVASWMKRFLDIVGSIVGLLITGVLFIPIAIAIQINDPGPIFFSQTRCGWMGKRFEIWKFRSMCVDAEAKKSQVKNQVQGAFFKNENDPRITRVGRFLRRTSLDELPQFWNVLKGEMSLVGTRPPTPDEVERYEVPEWQRLDVKPGMTGEWQVNGRSTVRSFEDVIRLDLQYQKNWSLVYDLKLIFKTIAILFNRNSGAV; translated from the coding sequence ATGGCAACGAAAGTGCAGAGCTTCATGACTAGCCAACCGACAGAGGTCGATTTTCCAGTTAATTCCCTAAACGACACGGCTATAATGCAGGTGCCCGCACGGTTGAGCGTGCTGGAGGCTTTAGGCTTTAAGCAAACCTGCCAAAGCTTAATTGGGCCCAATTCACATCCTAAACAAATCATCATTGACTTTCACCAAACTACTTTTATGGATAGTAGTGGTTTAGGTGCATTGGTGAGTAATTTTAAATATGCCCAAACTCAAGGTGTTACATTAACACTGCGGAATGTAACACCTCAAGTAATGGGAGTCTTAAAACTCACGGGATTGGATCAGGTTTTTCCCTTAGAGTCGGTTGACGATGGGTTGCTAATAGAACCAGAAGATTTAGTTGATAATCGGAAAACAACTTCCCGTAAAGTAGAGCCGTTACCTACTACTCATCCTTCTGTGGCATCTTGGATGAAACGCTTCTTAGATATTGTGGGATCTATAGTTGGTTTATTAATTACAGGAGTTTTGTTTATTCCGATTGCGATCGCTATTCAAATTAACGATCCTGGCCCCATTTTCTTTAGTCAAACCCGTTGTGGTTGGATGGGAAAGCGGTTTGAGATTTGGAAATTCCGCTCTATGTGTGTGGATGCAGAAGCGAAGAAATCCCAAGTTAAAAACCAAGTGCAAGGTGCATTTTTCAAGAATGAGAATGATCCCAGAATTACTAGGGTAGGGCGCTTTTTACGGCGAACTAGTCTTGATGAATTACCGCAATTTTGGAACGTCCTCAAAGGAGAAATGAGTTTAGTCGGTACTCGTCCACCTACACCCGATGAAGTCGAACGTTATGAAGTACCAGAGTGGCAACGTTTAGATGTAAAACCTGGTATGACTGGCGAATGGCAAGTCAATGGAAGGTCTACAGTCCGCAGTTTTGAAGATGTAATTCGCTTAGATTTGCAGTATCAAAAAAATTGGAGTTTGGTGTACGATTTAAAGCTAATTTTCAAAACTATAGCTATTCTATTTAATAGAAACAGTGGCGCTGTTTAG
- a CDS encoding YcjF family protein — protein sequence MVVKLQRPILVGGLGLSFSLWMLQSWHDSIVQVGEFGLLSALAVGGGLWLFQKNRPKDSLEQLNGMLVDRATVESAIAKTETVINQLAQESENHPALETLREQVAQLFFELDRQKIQVAVTGGKSVGKSTLIQVLKQNLETQNWVSLEETAPLFRETGDNSDATVLAEIAKSDFVLFLTNGDLTDSEFQTLQQLKAANQPTILVFNKQDQYLADESASILLSLKQRMQGNVVATAASPIAIKVRKHEADGNVQEWMEQPAADIQQLTQQLGEVLAQQGQRLVWVTTMRKAGLLKAEAKNWLNGTRRDRATPIIEQYQWIAAAAAFANPVPALDILATAAINAQMVMDLGNIYQQKFSLEQAQTVAGTMGSLMLKLGLVELSTKAISTVLKSNAVTFVAGGVVQGVSAAYLTRVAGLSLIEYFQQQEIAIDSGTGLNLENLRQNLQKVFQQNQQIGFLQGFVKQGVKRLLPEVQQIEVVGLEKAAG from the coding sequence ATGGTTGTGAAGTTGCAGCGACCAATCTTAGTAGGAGGATTGGGGCTTTCCTTTTCTCTGTGGATGTTACAAAGTTGGCACGATTCCATAGTGCAGGTGGGTGAGTTTGGTTTGTTGAGTGCCTTAGCTGTCGGTGGTGGTTTGTGGTTATTCCAAAAAAATCGCCCGAAAGACAGTTTAGAGCAGCTAAATGGTATGCTTGTGGATCGGGCGACTGTAGAAAGTGCGATCGCTAAAACTGAAACTGTAATTAACCAACTGGCACAAGAATCAGAAAACCATCCAGCATTAGAGACACTGCGAGAACAAGTTGCCCAATTGTTCTTTGAATTAGATAGACAAAAAATTCAAGTGGCTGTAACTGGTGGAAAATCCGTAGGTAAAAGCACCTTAATTCAAGTGTTAAAGCAGAATCTAGAGACACAAAACTGGGTGTCTTTGGAAGAAACAGCACCTTTATTTAGAGAAACGGGTGACAATTCAGATGCAACTGTTTTAGCAGAAATTGCAAAATCTGATTTTGTCCTGTTCCTAACAAACGGTGATTTGACAGACTCAGAATTTCAAACCTTACAGCAGCTAAAAGCAGCAAATCAGCCGACAATCCTGGTTTTCAACAAACAAGACCAGTATTTAGCCGATGAAAGCGCCAGCATCTTGCTGTCATTGAAACAGCGAATGCAGGGAAATGTAGTTGCAACAGCCGCCTCTCCCATTGCTATCAAAGTCCGAAAGCATGAAGCTGATGGTAATGTGCAAGAGTGGATGGAACAACCAGCAGCAGATATCCAGCAGTTGACGCAGCAGTTGGGTGAAGTTTTGGCACAGCAGGGACAACGGCTAGTTTGGGTGACAACCATGAGGAAAGCCGGATTGCTGAAAGCTGAAGCGAAAAACTGGCTGAATGGAACCAGACGCGATCGCGCCACCCCAATTATTGAACAATATCAATGGATAGCTGCGGCTGCTGCCTTTGCTAACCCAGTTCCAGCCCTTGATATTCTGGCGACTGCGGCAATTAATGCTCAGATGGTAATGGACTTGGGTAATATCTATCAGCAGAAATTTTCCCTAGAACAGGCACAAACTGTAGCTGGAACAATGGGAAGTTTAATGCTGAAACTGGGTTTAGTAGAACTTTCTACAAAGGCAATTAGTACTGTTCTTAAAAGTAATGCCGTTACCTTTGTTGCTGGTGGCGTAGTGCAGGGAGTAAGTGCAGCTTATCTGACTAGAGTTGCTGGGTTAAGTCTAATTGAATATTTCCAACAGCAGGAAATAGCAATAGATTCTGGGACTGGTTTGAATTTGGAAAACTTGCGGCAAAACTTACAAAAGGTATTTCAGCAAAATCAGCAGATTGGTTTTTTGCAGGGGTTTGTTAAGCAAGGCGTAAAGCGTTTGTTGCCAGAAGTACAACAAATTGAAGTAGTTGGTCTTGAGAAGGCGGCGGGATAA
- a CDS encoding asparaginase: protein MTMGKRTQATALEVRLLREGIIESRHIVQAVVCDERGRVLTVAGNSETAAFIRSALKPFQALAVTTTGTLERYDLSDRDLAIITSSHKGSIDQVRQVFNILWRADLDPTILQCPIPEGKHSPLEYNCSGKHAGMLAVCQQRRWPLNNYLDRKHPIQQLILGKVAELLRMPAAEFINAHDDCGAPTYVMQLGHMASLYALLASSTNLDMERIVRAMTHHPAMVAGDGEFDTELMRLTPGELVSKSGAEGVQCIGRLGEGLGLAIKVMDGAKRAKHAVAIHLLKQMGWISPSAAESLCEKFATLGKYTRLEVIGELSFL, encoded by the coding sequence ATGACAATGGGAAAACGAACTCAAGCCACAGCACTGGAAGTCCGGTTGTTGCGGGAAGGTATTATTGAATCCAGGCATATAGTCCAGGCTGTTGTATGCGACGAACGCGGACGGGTTTTAACCGTTGCTGGCAATTCTGAAACTGCTGCATTTATCCGTTCAGCTCTCAAGCCATTTCAGGCACTCGCAGTCACCACTACAGGTACACTGGAACGGTATGACCTTAGCGATCGCGACTTAGCAATTATCACAAGTTCCCATAAAGGAAGCATAGATCAAGTCCGACAGGTATTTAACATCCTGTGGCGGGCTGATCTTGACCCAACTATACTCCAGTGTCCAATTCCTGAAGGTAAACACAGTCCTCTGGAATACAATTGCTCTGGAAAACATGCGGGAATGTTAGCCGTTTGTCAGCAACGCCGTTGGCCCTTAAATAACTACTTAGATCGCAAGCACCCAATACAGCAATTGATTTTGGGCAAAGTAGCAGAATTGCTGCGAATGCCAGCAGCAGAATTTATCAACGCTCATGATGACTGTGGCGCACCCACTTATGTAATGCAACTGGGTCACATGGCATCTTTATATGCGCTGTTAGCTTCTAGTACTAATCTGGATATGGAACGTATCGTCCGAGCTATGACTCATCACCCCGCGATGGTAGCAGGAGATGGAGAATTTGATACGGAACTGATGCGTTTAACTCCAGGGGAACTAGTCAGTAAAAGTGGTGCTGAAGGAGTTCAGTGCATTGGTAGACTTGGTGAAGGCTTGGGATTAGCAATCAAAGTCATGGATGGGGCAAAACGAGCCAAACATGCCGTTGCTATTCACCTACTTAAACAAATGGGTTGGATTAGTCCTAGCGCAGCCGAAAGCCTCTGTGAAAAGTTTGCCACCTTGGGAAAATACACGCGTTTAGAAGTAATTGGAGAATTATCGTTTTTGTAG
- a CDS encoding CGLD27 family protein: MIRSSVSNCPVPTDQQPLNEYEELKTSWLFRDSTLDLREYITKIAWIWGLSWLIAAPIAAASFPPHKYIAHFILCGAATASVGVVLALVRLYLGWFYVCDRLCSPTVFYEESGWYDGQTWTKPQEILNRDRLIVAYEIKPILRRLQFTFASLAGMYVTGTIVWHLF, encoded by the coding sequence ATGATTAGGTCTTCGGTTTCAAATTGCCCAGTTCCCACAGACCAACAACCGCTTAATGAGTACGAAGAGTTAAAAACTTCCTGGCTGTTTCGTGATAGCACTTTAGATTTGCGCGAGTACATCACGAAAATTGCTTGGATTTGGGGTTTATCTTGGCTAATCGCAGCACCTATAGCCGCAGCAAGTTTTCCCCCCCACAAGTATATTGCACATTTTATTCTTTGTGGTGCAGCAACAGCTAGTGTTGGGGTAGTCCTGGCACTGGTAAGGTTGTACTTAGGCTGGTTCTACGTGTGTGATCGTCTTTGCAGTCCCACAGTATTTTATGAAGAGTCCGGCTGGTACGACGGCCAAACTTGGACGAAACCACAGGAAATCCTTAACCGCGATCGCTTAATTGTTGCATACGAAATCAAACCCATCCTGCGGCGGTTACAATTTACCTTTGCTAGCTTGGCGGGAATGTACGTTACTGGTACGATAGTTTGGCATTTGTTTTAA
- the rsfS gene encoding ribosome silencing factor, whose amino-acid sequence MTDYFQGNFPLQSVPLTKSVVKSHAHTEEESGKLAATIAEAASDRKAGEILLLKVAEVSYLADYFVMMTGYSKVQVRAIAQAIEGKVETELQRRPIRTEGKVEGSWVLQDYGDVIVHIMMPKEREFYNLEAFWIHAERISLPESDEGEGKPT is encoded by the coding sequence ATGACTGATTATTTCCAAGGAAATTTCCCATTACAATCCGTCCCACTGACGAAGAGTGTGGTTAAGAGCCACGCCCATACCGAGGAGGAAAGCGGAAAATTAGCTGCAACGATCGCAGAAGCTGCATCAGACCGCAAAGCGGGTGAGATTTTATTGCTCAAAGTAGCAGAGGTATCTTACCTAGCCGATTACTTTGTGATGATGACTGGCTATTCTAAAGTACAAGTAAGAGCGATCGCTCAAGCAATTGAAGGAAAAGTCGAAACTGAGTTGCAACGTCGTCCCATAAGGACAGAAGGAAAAGTTGAGGGGAGTTGGGTACTACAAGACTATGGTGATGTGATCGTTCACATCATGATGCCCAAAGAACGGGAGTTTTATAATTTAGAAGCGTTCTGGATTCATGCAGAACGTATTTCCCTTCCAGAATCTGATGAGGGTGAAGGTAAGCCAACATGA
- a CDS encoding HAMP domain-containing protein, whose protein sequence is MTHVAQQVTEKSNFDLQTPVRTNDEVGILANSLNSLILEVQQLITV, encoded by the coding sequence GTGACCCATGTTGCTCAACAGGTTACAGAGAAATCTAATTTTGATTTACAAACACCCGTTAGAACTAATGATGAAGTTGGAATCTTGGCTAATTCGCTCAATAGTTTGATTTTGGAAGTTCAGCAACTTATCACAGTCTAA
- a CDS encoding glycosyltransferase family 4 protein, giving the protein MRILIYSYNYYPEPIGIAPLMTELAEGLVKRGHQVRVVTAMPNYPERQIYHEYRGKWYLNEYKNGVQIQRSYVWIRPQPNLLDRVLLDASFVVTSFVPALFGWRPDVILSTSPSLPSCVPVALLGWLRACPVILNLQDILPEAAVHVGLLKNKWLIKLFTVLEKFAYHTASKISVIADGFVDNLRSKGVKADKIVQIPNWVDVNFIRPLPQENNPFRETHNLNGKFLVLYSGNIALTQGLESVVKAASVLRHIPDIVFVIVGEAKGLQRLQQECLDCGADNVLLLPFQPRKSLPQMLAAADVGLVVQKKNVVSFNMPSKIQVLLASGAALVASVPENGTAARAIRQSGGGVIVPPEDSQALAMEILDLYQNPEKVKTLGYKSRKYAVENYAFEQALNQYESLCYSLIAERGTIQSNRVTKQEV; this is encoded by the coding sequence ATGCGAATTTTAATTTACTCTTACAACTACTATCCAGAGCCAATTGGTATTGCCCCACTGATGACTGAATTAGCAGAGGGACTAGTGAAGCGTGGGCATCAAGTGCGCGTAGTCACTGCTATGCCCAACTACCCTGAGCGTCAAATTTACCATGAATATCGGGGCAAGTGGTATCTCAACGAATACAAAAATGGCGTTCAAATTCAACGCAGTTACGTTTGGATTCGTCCTCAACCCAACCTATTAGATCGGGTGTTACTAGATGCTAGTTTCGTTGTCACTAGTTTTGTACCTGCCCTCTTTGGTTGGCGACCAGACGTGATTCTCTCAACATCGCCATCTTTGCCAAGCTGTGTGCCAGTTGCTCTTTTAGGATGGTTACGTGCTTGTCCTGTGATCTTAAATTTACAAGATATATTACCAGAAGCAGCCGTTCACGTCGGTCTTCTGAAAAATAAATGGCTTATAAAATTATTCACAGTGTTGGAAAAATTTGCTTACCACACTGCCAGTAAGATTAGCGTCATTGCCGATGGTTTTGTGGACAATTTGCGATCTAAGGGCGTAAAAGCTGACAAAATTGTGCAAATTCCTAACTGGGTTGATGTAAATTTTATCCGCCCTTTGCCTCAAGAAAATAACCCTTTCCGCGAAACACATAACCTGAATGGCAAATTTTTAGTACTTTATTCTGGTAACATTGCCCTAACCCAAGGCTTAGAAAGCGTTGTTAAAGCTGCTTCTGTGTTGCGCCATATCCCAGATATTGTTTTTGTCATCGTTGGAGAGGCGAAAGGTTTACAGCGATTGCAACAGGAATGTCTAGACTGCGGTGCAGATAACGTTTTGCTCCTACCATTTCAACCCCGCAAATCTTTGCCACAAATGTTGGCAGCTGCCGATGTTGGTTTAGTAGTGCAAAAGAAAAATGTTGTATCCTTCAATATGCCATCAAAAATTCAAGTGCTACTTGCTAGTGGAGCGGCCTTAGTTGCCTCTGTACCTGAGAATGGTACAGCAGCAAGAGCCATCAGGCAAAGTGGCGGCGGAGTTATCGTTCCTCCAGAAGATTCCCAAGCTCTAGCGATGGAAATTTTAGATTTGTACCAAAACCCCGAAAAAGTCAAAACTCTGGGTTATAAAAGTCGCAAATATGCCGTTGAAAACTATGCTTTTGAACAAGCTTTAAATCAGTATGAGTCATTGTGTTACTCATTGATCGCAGAGCGTGGAACAATTCAGTCCAACAGAGTTACGAAACAAGAAGTTTAA